Proteins found in one Sorghum bicolor cultivar BTx623 chromosome 1, Sorghum_bicolor_NCBIv3, whole genome shotgun sequence genomic segment:
- the LOC8085675 gene encoding probable protein-S-isoprenylcysteine O-methyltransferase has protein sequence MRHPPRGEASPPSTSAPQSSSASLGLQIPNLAMSSRRQAWQFAAALVFFHGSEYVLAAAFHGRQNVTATSLLISKQYVLAMGFAMLEHLTEILIFPEVKEYWFVSNTGLVMVIVGEIIRKLAVVTAGRSFTHVIRTYYEDQHQLITHGLYRFMRHPGYSGFLIWAVGTQVMLCNPLSTVAFTLVLWRFFSKRIPYEEFFLRQFFGSEYDEYAQRVHSGLPFIK, from the exons ATGCGGCATCCACCCCGCGGTGAAGCATCTCCTCCTAGCACTTCAGCACCCCAGAGCTCTAGCGCAAGCCTCGGGCTCCAGATCCCCAACCTGGCCATGTCGAGCCGGAGACAGGCGTGGCAGTTTGCGGCTGCGCTGGTCTTCTTCCACGGCTCTGAGTATGTCCTCGCTGCCGCTTTCCACGGCCGCCAGAACGTCACCGCTACTT CACTTCTTATTAGCAAGCAGTATGTATTGGCAATGGGTTTTGCAATGCTGGAACACCTGACAGAAATTCTTATTTTCCCGGAAGTAAAGGAGTACTGGTTTGTCAGTAATACTGGCCTTGTAATGGTTATTGTCGGTGAAATTATCCGTAAACTTGCTGTAGTGACAGCTGGACGTTCCTTCACGCACGTTATAAGAACTTATTATGAAGATCAGCATCAGTTGATCACCCATGGACTGTATAG GTTTATGCGCCATCCTGGGTATTCTGGCTTTCTTATATGGGCAGTAGGAACCCAGGTTATGCTGTGTAATCCATTATCAACAGTTGCATTCAcactggtcttgtggagattcttTTCAAAACGGATACC GTATGAAGAATTTTTCTTGAGGCAGTTCTTTGGCTCAGAGTACGATGAATACGCACAGAGAGTACACTCTGGATTACCATTTATTAAATGA